In Streptomyces dangxiongensis, one DNA window encodes the following:
- a CDS encoding NAD(P)/FAD-dependent oxidoreductase — MLEPAYQVDVVVVGAGVAGLSAAHRLTSAGLTTAVLEAAPYVGGRMSTEKVDGFRLDRVGQLLSTSYPELRLPPGPGALAVRRFAPGVLLHRDGRTQRAGAPAPGGSARGARGALHAVRALAGTPRGTVSPPGRAGAPVGGAMDQARLGAALGRIAATPVERLLARPEMPAALALARRGVPARTIEGFLRPLLAALLCDPELITSSRCADLALHAFASGRLCVPEGGAETLPELLSRALPAGTVRTGVRVTSVSTTSVATAEHGEIRCRAVLLATDARAAAELLPGLRVPDFHPVTVVHHTTEDPSAAFSTGTSLLLDADRGGPVAHTAVLSNVDPSRAPAGRVLISSTVLGTPPEGVDTAVRIHLSRLYGTSTRRWETLAVHHTPEAVPVMRPPHDPRRPVRLLAGLYVCGDHRDSSTVQGALHSARRAATAILSDLGMTASLHRADPAPTLPRAA; from the coding sequence GTGCTTGAGCCCGCGTACCAGGTGGACGTCGTCGTCGTGGGGGCCGGAGTCGCCGGCCTCTCGGCGGCTCACCGGCTGACCAGCGCAGGACTGACGACCGCGGTCCTGGAGGCCGCCCCGTACGTCGGCGGCCGTATGTCGACCGAGAAGGTCGACGGCTTCCGGCTCGACCGCGTCGGACAGCTCCTGTCCACGTCCTACCCCGAACTGCGTCTGCCCCCGGGCCCGGGCGCCCTGGCCGTGCGCCGCTTCGCGCCGGGCGTCCTGCTGCACCGCGACGGCCGCACCCAGCGCGCGGGCGCGCCGGCGCCCGGAGGGAGCGCGCGGGGCGCACGAGGCGCACTTCACGCGGTGCGCGCCCTAGCCGGCACCCCCCGGGGCACCGTGTCCCCGCCCGGCCGGGCCGGCGCGCCGGTGGGCGGCGCGATGGACCAGGCCCGGCTGGGCGCCGCGCTCGGCCGGATCGCGGCCACGCCCGTCGAACGCCTCCTGGCCCGTCCCGAGATGCCGGCCGCGCTGGCCCTCGCCCGGCGCGGGGTACCGGCGCGCACCATCGAGGGCTTCCTGCGCCCGCTGCTCGCCGCGCTGCTGTGCGACCCGGAGCTGATCACGTCCAGCCGGTGCGCCGACCTGGCGCTGCACGCCTTCGCGAGCGGGCGCCTGTGCGTGCCCGAGGGCGGTGCGGAGACACTGCCCGAGCTGCTGTCCCGGGCGCTGCCCGCGGGCACCGTGCGCACCGGGGTGCGGGTCACCTCGGTGTCCACGACCTCCGTGGCCACCGCCGAGCACGGGGAGATCCGGTGCCGGGCGGTGCTGCTGGCGACCGACGCGCGGGCCGCGGCGGAGCTGCTGCCGGGACTCAGGGTGCCGGACTTCCACCCGGTGACCGTGGTCCACCACACCACCGAGGACCCCTCGGCGGCGTTCTCGACCGGGACCTCGCTGCTGCTGGACGCCGACCGGGGCGGGCCGGTGGCGCACACGGCGGTGCTCAGCAACGTGGACCCGAGCCGGGCGCCGGCCGGCCGGGTGCTGATCTCCTCGACCGTGCTGGGCACCCCGCCGGAGGGCGTGGACACGGCGGTCCGCATCCACCTCTCCCGGCTCTACGGCACCTCGACGCGCCGCTGGGAGACGCTGGCCGTGCACCACACGCCGGAGGCGGTCCCGGTGATGCGCCCGCCGCACGATCCGCGCCGGCCGGTACGGCTGCTGGCGGGACTGTACGTCTGCGGCGACCACCGGGACTCCAGCACCGTCCAGGGCGCGCTGCACTCCGCCCGCCGGGCGGCGACGGCGATCCTCTCCGACCTGGGCATGACGGCCTCCCTGCACCGGGCCGACCCGGCGCCGACGCTGCCACGGGCGGCGTGA